In a genomic window of Phragmites australis chromosome 14, lpPhrAust1.1, whole genome shotgun sequence:
- the LOC133890563 gene encoding uncharacterized protein LOC133890563 — translation MELNNNGISSNVENEDRLSILIDDLLLSILGRVDITTTVKTSVLSMRWKHLPWFLRELTIDVKDFLLVLQPNPIEDEHMDKAMSSLSKAIRSFLATPRSEGAITRLQLKIYLISNYAFDIGPLVSEAIDTGILKDLDLAILDETEILDCTDERMLQRAGVVGDFFSDYPSIFHCLTRLSLYNLCFAKWDINYHLFDCCQQLQHLYLSNCDAGRYRVWKIDAPDSKLSILQLNFCVLGRLEIVCLPKLERLEWDTWLCPHAPLSFGFVPSLKELYLICAITRDVQGFVLSEVLRDTASIHTMKLDFQGEKLWMQPEGKQPCTAFNMLRKLSVHGIFVEFNLLWMRVLLEAAPFLEMFDIEIWEHPCLINDSKQSFGERTNPLWKVPEITSRKNSFMKGLQITGFKPLKQQIEFIRAVMHQAPNLATIVLKYDDPCEDCEKMGIFPPRSSTECVFPKNKDERDMVVKLLMGGVSSRAQIIFYN, via the exons ATGGAGTTGAATAATAACGGAATAAGCTCC AACGTGGAGAATGAAGATAGACTCAgcatattgattgatgatcttTTACTGTCTATCTTGGGAAGAGTTGACATAACTACGACTGTAAAGACAAGTGTGTTGTCAATGCGGTGGAAACATCTGCCATGGTTTCTCCGTGAGCTCACAATTGATGTCAAGGATTTCCTACTTGTCCTGCAACCAAACCCCATTGAGGATGAACACATGGATAAAGCAATGTCATCGCTTAGTAAAGCGATCAGGAGCTTCTTGGCTACCCCTCGGAGTGAGGGTGCCATTACAAGATTGCAACTTAAGATCTACTTGATCAGTAACTACGCATTTGACATTGGCCCTCTAGTTAGTGAGGCAATTGACACTGGGATCTTGAAAGATTTGGACCTTGCTATTTTGGATGAAACGGAAATTCTAGACTGCACGGATGAGCGTATGCTACAACGAGCTGGTGTTGTGGGAGACTTTTTTAGTGATTATCCTAGTATATTTCATTGCCTCACAAGGCTATCTCTATACAACTTGTGCTTTGCTAAATGGGACATCAATTATCACCTATTTGACTGTTGCCAGCAACTACAGCATCTGTATCTCTCAAATTGTGATGCAGGGAGGTATAGGGTGTGGAAGATAGATGCGCCGGATTCAAAACTCAGTATTCTTCAACTCAACTTTTGCGTGTTGGGAAGACTTGAGATAGTTTGCCTGCCAAAACTGGAGCGTCTCGAGTGGGATACTTGGCTTTGTCCCCATGCCCCCCTGTCATTTGGTTTTGTTCCGTCCCTGAAGGAATTATACCTCATATGCGCTATAACAAGAGATGTGCAAGGATTTGTGTTAAGTGAAGTTCTACGTGATACTGCAAGCATACATACTATGAAACTAGATTTCCAAGGAGAAAAG CTTTGGATGCAACCGGAAGGAAAACAACCTTGCACTGCATTCAACATGCTAAGGAAGCTATCTGTACATGGAATTTTCGTAGAATTCAATCTACTATGGATGAGAGTCCTCCTTGAAGCTGCACCATTCCTTGAGATGTTTGATATTGAG ATATGGGAACATCCATGCTTGATCAACGATTCAAAGCAAAGTTTTGGGGAGAGGACGAATCCCTTATGGAAGGTACCTGAAATCACAAGCCGCAAAAACTCTTTTATGAAAGGGCTCCAGATTACTGGCTTCAAGCCGCTGAAACAACAGATCGAATTCATAAGAGCTGTTATGCATCAAGCTCCCAATTTGGCCACGATTGTTCTTAAATATGACGACCCTTGCGAGGACTGCGAAAAAATGGGTATTTTTCCGCCACGCTCTTCTACTGAGTGCGTGTTTCCAAAGAATAAGGATGAGAGAGATATGGTGGTCAAGCTGCTCATGGGTGGAGTCTCCTCTCGCGCCCAGATTATCTTCTATAATTAG